The Virgibacillus phasianinus genome includes a window with the following:
- the mgtE gene encoding magnesium transporter gives MEETAKNEHQWGMLLDQLKKEDINAFRTEYLDMHPYDQAQFFQEQGRDERLLIYGYLSPEEVAEIMENIEIEDIEPFFSEMDPRFAAMVFADMSTDDAVDILNELSKDKVASFLTIMENDASDEIKQLLHYEEKTAGSIMTTEFISIFKEQTVKATMAQLKKEGPDAETIYYLYVVDEDKRLVGVLSLRDLIISEEDTLIEEILSEKVVSVSVAEDQEEVAKMMRDYDFLAVPVVDFQDHLLGIITVDDILDVMEEEASDDYSKFAAITDNERPNENALISAKKRLPWLIILLFLGMLTASLIGRFENTLDQVAILAIFIPLIAGMAGNTGTQALAVAVRGLATGEYGKQGKFKLILREAATGLITGTVCGIVITLVIYLWQGDIFLGLLVGISIMATLVVATLAGSLVPLIMDRLNIDPAVASGPFITTINDIISILIYFGMATAFMGFLI, from the coding sequence ATGGAAGAGACAGCCAAAAATGAACACCAATGGGGTATGCTGCTCGATCAATTAAAAAAAGAAGATATAAATGCATTCCGCACAGAGTACCTTGATATGCATCCATATGACCAAGCGCAATTTTTCCAGGAGCAAGGCCGAGACGAGCGGTTATTAATCTACGGTTACCTGTCACCTGAAGAAGTTGCAGAGATTATGGAGAATATTGAAATTGAAGATATCGAACCATTTTTCTCGGAAATGGATCCGCGGTTTGCTGCAATGGTTTTCGCAGATATGTCGACGGATGATGCGGTTGATATACTAAATGAATTAAGCAAAGACAAGGTTGCAAGCTTTCTGACGATTATGGAAAACGATGCTTCTGATGAAATTAAACAGCTGCTGCATTATGAGGAAAAAACAGCCGGAAGTATTATGACAACCGAGTTTATTTCTATTTTTAAAGAGCAAACGGTAAAAGCTACCATGGCTCAATTAAAAAAAGAGGGACCGGATGCGGAGACCATTTATTATTTGTACGTCGTTGACGAAGATAAGCGGCTGGTCGGGGTACTTTCTTTACGTGATTTAATCATATCGGAAGAGGATACCCTGATAGAGGAAATTTTGAGTGAAAAAGTTGTGTCCGTGTCTGTTGCCGAGGATCAGGAAGAAGTCGCAAAAATGATGCGTGATTATGACTTTTTAGCTGTACCAGTCGTTGATTTTCAGGATCATTTACTTGGAATTATTACAGTCGATGATATCTTGGATGTCATGGAAGAAGAGGCAAGTGATGATTACTCTAAATTCGCAGCAATCACTGATAATGAGCGGCCAAATGAGAATGCGCTTATTTCAGCAAAAAAACGATTGCCATGGTTAATCATTCTCTTGTTTCTTGGCATGTTAACAGCGAGCTTAATCGGTCGCTTTGAAAATACGCTTGATCAGGTGGCAATCTTGGCTATCTTTATCCCATTGATTGCGGGTATGGCCGGAAATACTGGAACCCAGGCATTGGCAGTTGCTGTTCGTGGTTTAGCCACTGGTGAATATGGGAAGCAGGGTAAATTCAAACTAATTTTGCGTGAAGCAGCAACAGGATTGATAACGGGAACAGTTTGTGGCATCGTCATTACATTGGTCATTTATTTATGGCAAGGCGATATTTTCCTAGGATTGCTTGTCGGAATCTCGATTATGGCTACACTCGTTGTTGCGACACTTGCAGGCTCGCTCGTGCCATTGATTATGGACCGGCTTAACATTGATCCAGCAGTAGCTTCAGGACCATTTATCACCACCATCAATGATATAATTTCTATTTTAATATACTTTGGTATGGCAACCGCGTTCATGGGATTCCTAATATGA
- a CDS encoding FtsW/RodA/SpoVE family cell cycle protein: MEKGNSGRLQVDLIFIFLLFMGTSLVSLYNMQNFSPGDEDFLVKQLVWYAVGAVLIALIRVFDLNQMYMISFYAYLFGVFVLAILLVSPEGIAKTIYGAKSWFTLPGFGTLQPSEFTKITTIMCLASAISRHKEKYVNKDVKSDFILLFKLIVIVAVPVGLIMLQPDFGTSMVYLVIFSFMVLLSGINWKILFTIIASLAIIAGGSLALIVKYPDQAKEILPIKEYQVDRIMTWFGPEEETTAESYQITKSFSAIGSGQLFGKGLNELQVFIPEAQTDFIFSIIGESFGFVGSSFVIFLYFFLIYKLVSIGLKIYGTSPFGAYFCFGYMAMIAVHTFQNIGMTIGIMPITGIPLLLISYGGSSVLATLIGFGVIYRVSEEITNSEGYMFGR; the protein is encoded by the coding sequence ATGGAAAAGGGAAACTCAGGGAGATTACAAGTTGATTTAATCTTTATTTTCCTGTTGTTCATGGGGACGAGTTTAGTTTCACTTTATAATATGCAAAATTTTTCTCCTGGGGACGAGGATTTTTTAGTTAAGCAGCTGGTTTGGTATGCGGTTGGTGCAGTACTGATTGCCTTGATCAGGGTGTTCGATCTCAATCAAATGTATATGATCAGCTTTTATGCTTATCTCTTTGGTGTATTCGTGCTGGCGATTTTGCTGGTAAGCCCAGAAGGTATTGCAAAAACGATATACGGTGCAAAAAGCTGGTTTACATTGCCAGGTTTTGGGACCTTGCAGCCTTCCGAATTTACTAAGATAACGACCATCATGTGCTTGGCATCAGCAATTTCCAGGCACAAGGAAAAGTATGTCAACAAAGATGTAAAGAGTGACTTTATACTTTTGTTTAAACTCATTGTAATCGTGGCGGTTCCAGTAGGTTTGATTATGCTGCAGCCTGACTTCGGTACCTCAATGGTATACCTGGTTATTTTCAGCTTTATGGTGCTGCTGTCAGGAATAAACTGGAAAATATTGTTCACGATTATTGCTTCACTTGCAATTATTGCGGGAGGATCCTTAGCTCTTATTGTTAAGTATCCCGATCAAGCTAAAGAGATTCTGCCGATAAAAGAATACCAAGTGGACAGGATTATGACCTGGTTTGGACCTGAGGAGGAAACAACAGCAGAAAGCTATCAAATAACCAAATCATTTTCTGCAATTGGTTCCGGCCAATTATTTGGTAAAGGATTGAACGAATTACAGGTTTTTATTCCAGAGGCGCAGACAGACTTTATCTTTTCCATTATTGGGGAGAGCTTTGGATTTGTTGGCAGCAGTTTTGTTATCTTTCTTTATTTCTTTCTGATCTATAAGCTCGTCAGTATTGGATTGAAAATATATGGAACAAGCCCATTTGGAGCCTATTTTTGTTTTGGTTACATGGCAATGATTGCCGTACACACCTTTCAGAATATAGGGATGACGATTGGTATTATGCCAATTACGGGGATTCCGCTTTTACTCATAAGTTATGGCGGCAGTTCCGTATTGGCAACATTAATTGGATTCGGAGTAATATACCGAGTCAGTGAGGAAATTACAAACAGTGAAGGATACATGTTTGGAAGGTAA